A region of Antedon mediterranea chromosome 8, ecAntMedi1.1, whole genome shotgun sequence DNA encodes the following proteins:
- the LOC140057671 gene encoding uncharacterized protein, which produces MSQFASSSTDSNDSLFIECQRAVDAIVNLSRANNVPDNDIPDVGLLEDFVFGDQDFDLPVSQSISETGSLSLTDICDNAIEIVQDLSESLIIDHVEYGIGAHTKCLKMRECGEDSDSQESSVIDEPVPVQYGKGANRKRPRIAEEEEVDDNDSDELNLDEVDLSHFCSINRLADRFNQRFNATISDFTVKFFNVDHLSLEVFLPTLYRIFEHVVDNLCINVHVDDMLRIVIQAEGLDTPISIPFGRRAHLTADVIFAAIMKVLQSKTDILINNKFKFNVLHMRMPRGGGYRRNGIDKMINAKSIIKIKNDGNETICCARAIVTGISMLEDKINNVARWNNIRKSYDQQKTAALHLLRDSGVREQACGIEELKKMQSKLPNYQIIVLSKDNLNSVIFSGDYCKKQIYLYHHSNHYDLITTMTGFLKVFYFCDRCFTGYTHKYSHKCQYTCVLCKHHECDPSINVSNLSDFRFIRSSMLHGTGCSP; this is translated from the exons ATGTCTCAATTCGCTTCTTCCTCAACTGATTCTAACGATAGTTTATTTATCGAGTGTCAAAGAGCTGTTGACGCTATAGTTAATCTGTCGCGTGCTAATAATGTGCCTGACAATGATATCCCAGATGTGGGTTTACTAGAGGATTTTGTGTTTGGAGACCAGGACTTTGATTTACCGGTCAGTCAAAGTATTTCTGAAACCGGTAGTCTTTCTCTTACGGATATATGTGATAACGCCATAGAGATTGTTCAAGATCTATCGGAAAGTTTAATAATTGATCACGTAGAA tatGGTATTGGTGCACACACCAAATGTTTGAAAATGAGGGAATGTGGCGAGGATAGTGATTCTCAGGAGTCTTCGGTTATTGATGAG CCTGTACCGGTACAATACGGGAAAGGAGCCAACAGGAAAAGACCAAGGATAGCCGAAGAAGAAGAAGTTGACGATAATGACAGCGATGAATTGAACCTTGACGAGGTAGATTTGAGTCATTTTTGTAGTATTAACCGCTTAGCTGATAGGTTTAACCAGCGTTTTAACGCCACGATTAGCGATTTTACGGTTAAATTTTTTAATGTAGACCATTTAAGTTTAGAGGTGTTCCTTCCCACTCTATATAGAATTTTCGAACATGTCGTTGATAATCTTTGCATTAACGTGCATGTCGACGATATGCTTCGGATAGTTATTCAAGCTGAGGGGTTGGATACACCTATCTCTATTCCTTTTGGTCGGAGGGCCCATCTGACAGCTGATGTTATTTTTGCAGCCATCATGAAGGTCCTTCAGTCCAAAACggatattttaattaacaacaaatttaaGTTTAACGTTCTCCATATGAGAATGCCTAGGGGTGGGGGCTATAGAAGAAACGGTATCGACAAAATGATTAATGCTAAAAGCATAATTAAGATTAAGAATGATGGTAACGAAACTATCTGCTGCGCACGCGCAATTGTCACGGGTATTTCTATGCTCGAAGATAAAATTAATAACGTGGCTAGGTGGAATAACATTAGGAAGAGCTATGACCAGCAAAAGACAGCCGCCCTTCATTTACTTAGAGATTCGGGGGTTAGGGAGCAAGCTTGCGGCATCGAGGAATTAAAAAAGATGCAATCCAAATTAccaaattatcaaattattgtCCTTTCTAAAGACAATTTAAATTCTGTAATTTTTAGCGGCGATTATTGTAAGAAGCAGATTTATCTTTACCATCATTCTAATCATTATGATCTTATAACGACTATGACAggctttttaaaagttttttatttttgtgataGATGTTTTACAGGTTATACACACAAGTATTCTCACAAGTGTCAATACACGTGTGTACTCTGTAAGCATCACGAATGTGACCCTTCTATTAACGTATCT AATTTGTCGGACTTTCGTTTCATACGATCATCAATGCTACATGGAACCGGTTGTAGCCCCTAA
- the LOC140057672 gene encoding uncharacterized protein codes for MAHNPTTLTGYGPSKRLLFNGDETKYELWEVKFLGHLHIQKLSKIIVPESEGGVAAPDEAKNSNAFAELVQYLDDRSLSLIMRDAKNDGRKALGILREHYLGKSKPRIISLYTELTSLKMDEHERVTDYVIRAETAATSLKTAKEQISDSLLVAMVLKGLPQRFRTFATVIMQKEKEINFTDFKIALRSFEESEKAQRETKDDSVMKTQESERIVCFKCGKQGHKSFECRSKQDRGRWCKVCKNKTHDTKFCRKKSNVTAAKSVQLEKDETDGVEFAFKASINSNLCNGNLLVDCGATSHK; via the coding sequence ACGAGTTGTGGGAAGTCAAGTTCCTAGGACATTTGCACATacaaaaattaagtaaaattaTTGTACCGGAAAGCGAAGGTGGAGTAGCCGCTCCCGATGAGGCGAAAAATAGTAATGCATTCGCCGAACTTGTGCAGTACCTGGACGATAGAAGTCTATCTTTGATAATGAGAGACGCAAAGAATGATGGAAGAAAGGCTTTAGGAATCCTGCGGGAACATTATTTGGGAAAAAGTAAGCCAAGAATTATATCACTATATACTGAGCTTACTTCATTAAAAATGGACGAACACGAACGTGTAACTGACTACGTTATTCGTGCAGAAACAGCAGCTACAAGTTTAAAAACTGCTAAAGAACAAATCAGCGACAGTTTGCTTGTGGCTATGGTCCTAAAAGGACTACCTCAGCGATTCCGGACATTTGCGACCGTAATAATGCAAAAAGAAAAGGAGATAAACTTTACCGATTTTAAAATTGCGCTGAGAAGCTTCGAAGAGTCGGAGAAGGCTCAAAGAGAGACAAAAGATGACAGCGTAATGAAAACACAAGAAAGTGAAAgaattgtatgttttaaatgtGGGAAGCAAGGCCATAAATCCTTTGAATGCAGAAGTAAACAGGATCGAGGAAGGTGGTGTAAAGTATGCAAGAATAAAACGCATGACACCAAGTTTTGCAGGAAGAAAAGTAACGTCACTGCGGCAAAATCAGTGCAGCTGGAAAAGGATGAAACTGATGGAGTTGAATTTGCATTCAAAGCAAGTATTAATAGTAATTTATGTAATGGTAATTTATTAGTAGATTGCGGGGCAACATCCCATAAGTAG